A genome region from Nocardiopsis exhalans includes the following:
- a CDS encoding PadR family transcriptional regulator — protein MTAMALPGPWSWGGRRTGLPRLPWTWRPTEAPHAHHGPRHGHDESGEHGEHRSPRRDGFGPPPPPPGPPGSPPPPPPWQGGDGPFGPGGPFGPDGPMGPGGPFGPGGLFGGGHGHGRGGGRRGTRARRGDVRTGILMLLAEEPRSGYEIIREGRERSGGAWRPSPGSVYPMLQQLEDEGLVVQIEGEGRRRPYQLTDEGIAYLEENGADLTPPWEAGADAYADARSRYEEISTLAYQLSAAASQVAQAGTPEQLERAKRLLAETKRGLYLILADEGTEPGTDGGQ, from the coding sequence ATGACCGCGATGGCACTTCCCGGCCCCTGGTCCTGGGGTGGACGGCGCACCGGGCTCCCCCGACTGCCCTGGACCTGGCGGCCCACCGAAGCCCCGCACGCGCACCACGGTCCGCGACACGGGCACGACGAATCCGGTGAACACGGCGAACACCGCAGCCCGAGGCGGGACGGCTTCGGCCCCCCGCCACCCCCGCCGGGGCCTCCCGGATCACCGCCTCCGCCGCCTCCGTGGCAGGGCGGCGACGGACCCTTCGGGCCGGGCGGACCGTTCGGCCCCGACGGGCCGATGGGCCCCGGCGGCCCCTTCGGCCCGGGTGGCCTCTTCGGGGGCGGGCACGGGCACGGACGAGGCGGAGGACGCCGCGGCACCCGAGCCCGGCGCGGTGACGTGCGCACCGGAATCCTCATGCTGCTGGCCGAGGAGCCGCGCAGCGGCTACGAGATCATCCGCGAGGGCCGCGAGCGCAGCGGCGGCGCCTGGCGCCCCAGCCCCGGCTCCGTCTACCCCATGCTCCAGCAGCTGGAGGACGAGGGCCTGGTCGTCCAGATCGAGGGGGAGGGGCGTCGCCGCCCCTACCAGCTCACCGACGAGGGCATCGCCTACCTCGAGGAGAACGGTGCCGACCTCACCCCGCCGTGGGAGGCGGGCGCGGACGCCTACGCCGACGCCAGGTCCCGCTACGAGGAGATCAGCACCCTGGCCTACCAGCTCTCGGCCGCCGCGTCCCAGGTCGCCCAGGCCGGGACCCCGGAGCAGCTGGAGCGGGCCAAGCGCCTGCTGGCCGAGACCAAGCGGGGGCTCTACCTGATCCTCGCTGACGAGGGCACCGAACCGGGCACCGACGGCGGGCAGTGA
- a CDS encoding CGNR zinc finger domain-containing protein, with protein MTTREFSDMPWIGHEHPVLDLTNTVVVGSGLGRGDIDFFADPGLTAAWRAKAADRALAQSRIVELRSLRTLVRAAVDARAEGRPLPEPVREGLNGLAARAPVVLQLEADGELRHEESGGDACAAVARQALTLLSEEGSDRLRRCDAPSCGMYFLRTRKDQAWCTVGCGNRARATRRRRPG; from the coding sequence ATGACGACGCGCGAGTTCAGTGACATGCCGTGGATCGGCCACGAACACCCGGTCCTTGACCTGACCAACACTGTCGTCGTCGGCTCCGGTCTCGGACGTGGAGACATCGACTTCTTCGCTGATCCAGGGCTTACGGCAGCGTGGCGTGCCAAGGCCGCTGACCGTGCGCTCGCCCAGTCGCGAATCGTGGAACTGCGTTCACTGCGCACGCTCGTTCGCGCGGCCGTGGATGCCCGTGCTGAGGGGCGGCCCTTGCCCGAACCCGTGCGGGAGGGACTGAACGGGCTCGCCGCCCGTGCGCCCGTCGTCCTCCAGCTTGAAGCGGACGGAGAACTCAGGCACGAGGAGAGCGGCGGCGACGCGTGCGCGGCCGTGGCTCGACAGGCGCTGACCCTCCTCTCGGAGGAGGGGAGTGACCGGCTGCGCCGGTGTGACGCGCCCAGCTGCGGCATGTACTTCCTGCGCACTCGCAAGGACCAGGCGTGGTGCACGGTGGGGTGCGGCAACCGGGCGCGGGCCACACGACGTCGCCGTCCCGGGTGA
- a CDS encoding DinB family protein, whose amino-acid sequence MSEKSTSLTVSERVDPPTAADERTMLLAWLDWHRATVHRKCAGLAAELSSSAPLPSSPMSTIGGIVSHLRWVEAFWFEVVMLNQPDVAPYSVEDPDAEFRIGAQRPLDELLAEYGAQCDRSREITSHLELGNSSRRVLTERGRVTLRWVLMHMVEETARHNGHLDVLRELADGATGE is encoded by the coding sequence ATGAGCGAGAAGAGCACTTCCCTGACCGTGTCCGAGCGTGTCGATCCTCCCACGGCCGCCGACGAGCGCACGATGCTTCTGGCGTGGCTGGACTGGCACCGGGCCACGGTGCACCGCAAATGCGCCGGACTGGCCGCCGAACTGTCCTCGTCCGCGCCGCTGCCGTCGTCACCGATGTCCACCATCGGCGGCATCGTGTCCCATCTGCGCTGGGTGGAGGCGTTCTGGTTCGAGGTCGTGATGCTCAACCAACCCGACGTCGCGCCCTATTCGGTCGAGGACCCCGACGCGGAGTTCAGGATCGGGGCGCAGCGCCCCCTGGACGAGCTCCTCGCGGAGTACGGGGCCCAGTGCGACCGCTCCCGGGAGATCACCTCCCACCTGGAGCTGGGAAACTCCTCCCGCCGGGTACTGACCGAGCGCGGGCGGGTGACGCTGCGCTGGGTGCTCATGCACATGGTCGAGGAGACCGCGCGGCACAACGGGCACCTGGACGTCCTCCGGGAGCTGGCGGACGGCGCCACGGGCGAGTAG
- a CDS encoding AMP-dependent synthetase/ligase, whose translation MGNTSSPYRSVPDMFASRVAESGEREAFTYPIPSSTGGSEKWETLTWNQTRDRVRDLALGLHSLGVTSQARCAIASSTRIEWVLADLAILCAGGASTTIYPTSTPPDCAYIVSDSGSMVAFAENDEQVAKLVDQRGAMPGLSKVITFEGAAGGDNDWVIGLEDLAALGAEVHAEKPELFDELVASVKSEHLATLIYTSGTTGRPKGVRLDHANWLYEAEALKVMGDEMRAQGWEMLDADDVQYLWLPLAHSFGKVMQVAQLRLGFLTAIDGRVDKIVDNLAVVRPTFMAAAPRIFEKVFNKVVMQAKEGGGAKYKIFKWAVGVGDKVARLKEDGKAPSGALAVQHKLADKLVFSKLRARFGDRLKFFVSGSAPLAPDIGRFFYGAGITILEGYGLTETSAGAFLNRPGDVRFGSVGLPLPGTEVRIAEDGEVLLRGGSIMRGYHNLSGATEAVLTEDGWFATGDIGVLENGRLRITDRKKELIKTASGKYVAPQSIESRFKSLCPYVGNLVVHGDRRPYCVALVTLDPEAIEVWAEANGLGALNYVGLTKEPKVRAMVQEAIDELNKDLPRHETVKDFTILPSELTVEQGEITPSLKMRRRAVEERYREQLDEMYKGSIQSL comes from the coding sequence ATGGGCAACACTTCATCCCCCTATCGGTCCGTCCCCGACATGTTCGCTTCCCGCGTCGCCGAATCCGGCGAGCGGGAGGCGTTCACCTACCCGATCCCTTCCTCTACCGGTGGCAGCGAGAAGTGGGAGACCCTCACCTGGAACCAGACCCGTGACCGTGTCCGCGACCTGGCGCTGGGCCTGCACTCCCTAGGCGTGACCTCCCAGGCTCGCTGCGCCATCGCCTCCAGCACCCGCATCGAGTGGGTGCTGGCCGACCTCGCGATCCTGTGCGCGGGCGGTGCCTCCACCACGATCTACCCCACCTCCACCCCGCCGGACTGCGCCTACATCGTCTCCGACTCGGGCAGCATGGTGGCCTTCGCCGAGAACGACGAGCAGGTCGCCAAGCTGGTCGACCAGCGCGGCGCCATGCCGGGGCTCTCCAAGGTCATCACCTTCGAGGGCGCGGCCGGAGGCGACAACGACTGGGTCATCGGCCTGGAGGACCTGGCCGCCCTCGGCGCCGAGGTGCACGCCGAGAAGCCGGAGCTGTTCGACGAGCTGGTCGCCTCGGTCAAGTCCGAGCACCTGGCCACGCTCATCTACACCTCCGGCACCACCGGCCGCCCCAAGGGCGTGCGCCTGGACCACGCCAACTGGCTCTACGAGGCCGAGGCGCTCAAGGTCATGGGCGACGAGATGCGCGCCCAGGGCTGGGAGATGCTGGACGCGGACGACGTGCAGTACCTGTGGCTGCCGCTGGCGCACAGTTTCGGCAAGGTCATGCAGGTCGCCCAGTTGCGGTTGGGCTTCCTGACCGCCATCGACGGCCGCGTCGACAAGATCGTGGACAACCTGGCCGTCGTGCGGCCGACCTTCATGGCCGCGGCCCCGCGCATCTTCGAGAAGGTGTTCAACAAGGTCGTCATGCAGGCCAAGGAGGGCGGCGGGGCCAAGTACAAGATCTTCAAGTGGGCCGTGGGCGTGGGTGACAAGGTCGCCCGGCTCAAGGAGGACGGTAAAGCGCCCAGCGGTGCTCTGGCCGTCCAGCACAAGCTCGCCGACAAGCTGGTGTTCAGCAAGCTGCGCGCCCGCTTCGGCGACCGCCTGAAGTTCTTCGTCTCCGGCAGCGCTCCGCTGGCCCCCGACATCGGCCGGTTCTTCTACGGCGCCGGGATCACCATCCTGGAGGGCTACGGCCTGACCGAGACCTCCGCGGGCGCCTTCCTCAACCGGCCCGGCGACGTGCGCTTCGGCAGCGTCGGGCTTCCCCTTCCGGGCACCGAGGTCCGGATCGCCGAGGACGGCGAGGTCCTGCTGCGCGGCGGCAGCATCATGCGCGGCTACCACAACCTGTCCGGCGCCACCGAGGCCGTGCTCACCGAGGACGGCTGGTTCGCCACCGGCGACATCGGCGTGCTGGAGAACGGCCGGCTGCGGATCACCGACCGCAAGAAGGAGCTGATCAAGACCGCCAGCGGCAAGTACGTGGCGCCGCAGAGCATCGAGAGCCGGTTCAAGTCCCTGTGCCCCTACGTCGGCAACCTGGTGGTGCACGGAGACCGCCGGCCGTACTGCGTGGCGCTGGTGACCCTGGACCCCGAGGCGATCGAGGTGTGGGCCGAGGCCAACGGGCTGGGTGCGCTCAACTACGTGGGGCTGACCAAGGAACCGAAGGTCCGGGCGATGGTCCAGGAGGCGATCGACGAGCTCAACAAGGACCTGCCCCGGCACGAGACCGTCAAGGACTTCACCATCCTGCCGAGTGAGCTGACGGTGGAGCAGGGCGAGATCACGCCGAGCCTGAAGATGCGCCGCAGGGCCGTCGAAGAGCGGTACCGCGAGCAGCTCGACGAAATGTACAAGGGCTCCATCCAGTCCCTGTGA
- the ybaK gene encoding Cys-tRNA(Pro) deacylase — MAAGRTKTTYTLHPYEVDGGDGHSYGTDAADAIGVPHEQVFKTLVAEVDGVFTVGVVPVSSSLDLKALAAAVGGKRAVMADPARAEKITGYVRGGISPLGQRKRLRTVIDSSVSGLRSVYVSAGRRGLQMELPPEDLIALTEAVTAPIGAN; from the coding sequence GTGGCCGCCGGCCGGACCAAGACCACCTACACCCTGCACCCCTACGAGGTGGACGGCGGTGACGGCCACTCCTACGGGACCGACGCCGCCGACGCGATCGGGGTCCCCCACGAGCAGGTGTTCAAGACCCTGGTGGCCGAGGTGGACGGCGTGTTCACCGTCGGGGTGGTCCCGGTCAGCAGCTCACTCGACCTCAAGGCGTTGGCGGCGGCGGTCGGCGGCAAGCGCGCGGTGATGGCCGACCCGGCGCGGGCCGAGAAGATCACCGGTTACGTGCGCGGCGGCATCAGTCCGCTGGGGCAGCGCAAGCGGCTGCGCACGGTGATCGACTCCTCGGTCTCGGGGCTGCGTTCGGTCTACGTCTCCGCCGGGCGCCGGGGCCTGCAGATGGAGCTGCCCCCCGAGGACCTGATCGCGCTGACCGAGGCGGTCACCGCCCCCATCGGCGCGAACTGA
- a CDS encoding LON peptidase substrate-binding domain-containing protein, which translates to MPEALPIFPLNTVLFPGMTIPLHVFEQRYRRLVSELLGPTLAGGEAGGRERGPARFGVVWIELGHEVASESGQGAGGADTGVPNTAGSSAHPSLPLVSAVGCTAVVRDVRTYEDGRYDLVIEGGTRFTITDLDDVDRSSPDDYSTASVALLPEPMGPDAKEHAERVRDLYEVYQQRLASIGMASEVSADLPRDPIALSYSVSVSVVLDSAEKQRLLEAENAATRLAVAARFLRRENRIVAAPDLPNLPAGPFLNNGVSFN; encoded by the coding sequence ATGCCAGAGGCACTGCCGATCTTCCCGCTCAACACCGTGTTGTTCCCCGGCATGACGATCCCTCTCCACGTCTTCGAGCAGAGGTACCGTCGGCTGGTCTCGGAACTGCTCGGGCCGACCCTGGCCGGAGGTGAGGCGGGCGGTCGGGAACGCGGCCCCGCCCGGTTCGGCGTCGTGTGGATCGAACTGGGCCACGAGGTGGCCAGTGAGTCCGGGCAGGGCGCGGGTGGTGCGGACACCGGGGTGCCCAACACCGCGGGTTCGAGCGCCCACCCCTCGCTGCCCCTGGTCAGCGCCGTCGGCTGCACAGCGGTCGTGCGTGACGTGCGCACCTACGAGGACGGCCGCTACGACCTGGTGATCGAGGGCGGGACCCGGTTCACCATCACCGACCTGGACGATGTCGACCGCTCCTCCCCCGACGATTACTCCACCGCCTCGGTGGCCCTGCTGCCGGAGCCGATGGGCCCCGACGCCAAGGAACACGCCGAGCGGGTGCGCGATCTTTACGAGGTGTACCAGCAGCGGCTGGCCTCGATCGGGATGGCCTCCGAGGTCTCGGCCGACCTGCCCCGCGACCCGATCGCCCTGTCGTACTCGGTGTCGGTCTCGGTCGTGCTGGACTCGGCGGAGAAGCAGCGGCTGCTGGAGGCCGAGAACGCCGCGACCCGGCTCGCGGTGGCCGCGCGCTTCCTGCGCCGGGAGAACCGCATCGTGGCCGCCCCTGACCTGCCCAACCTGCCCGCGGGGCCCTTCCTCAACAACGGGGTGTCCTTCAACTAG
- a CDS encoding ferritin, giving the protein MTSNKTSDSSLSKFHRLLVDQVRHEFTASHQYVAIAAWFDDQDLPQLARVFYEQSLEERDHAMMIVRYLLDMDVTFALPGVDEIETDFAVARDLVALALRQEREVSDQFLRLAKVARDEDDYTGEQFLQWFIQEQVEEIAKMSTLLNVVDRANGNLFDVEAFVARDMPSEDNGSQGAPGTAGPSVS; this is encoded by the coding sequence ATGACTTCGAACAAGACCAGCGATAGCAGCCTTTCCAAGTTCCACCGCCTCCTGGTTGACCAGGTGCGGCACGAGTTCACGGCCTCGCACCAGTACGTGGCGATCGCGGCCTGGTTCGACGACCAGGACCTGCCGCAGCTGGCCCGGGTCTTCTACGAGCAGTCGCTCGAGGAGCGCGACCACGCGATGATGATCGTGCGCTACCTGCTCGACATGGACGTGACGTTCGCTCTTCCGGGCGTGGACGAGATCGAGACCGATTTCGCCGTCGCCCGCGACCTGGTCGCCCTGGCCCTGCGCCAGGAGCGAGAGGTGAGCGACCAGTTCCTGCGTCTGGCCAAGGTCGCCCGTGACGAGGACGACTACACCGGTGAGCAGTTCCTCCAGTGGTTCATCCAGGAGCAGGTGGAGGAGATCGCCAAGATGTCGACCCTGCTCAACGTCGTGGACCGCGCCAACGGCAACCTGTTCGACGTGGAGGCCTTCGTGGCCCGCGACATGCCCAGCGAGGACAACGGCAGCCAGGGCGCGCCCGGCACCGCCGGCCCCTCGGTGTCCTGA
- the hisD gene encoding histidinol dehydrogenase has product MISRIDLRGSSGDPRDALPRAEIDVADATERVRPICDDVRHRGTEALVELTERFDGVRLTDIRVPKNAIDSALAELDPAVRAALEESIRRARKVHHEQRRQTHTTQVVSGGTVTEKWIPVNRVGLYVPGGRAVYPSSVIMNVVPAQEAGVSSLAVTSPPQKDFGGLPHPTILAACALLGVDEVYAVGGAQAVAMFAYGTADCERADMVTGPGNIWVAAAKRLLKGVIGIDAEAGPTEIAVLADATANPDYVAADLISQAEHDVVAASVLVTPDEALAEAVTERLAARVAATKHSERVREALSGPQSGIVLVDDLEQGLAVVDAYAAEHLEIMTADAPAWAARVRNAGAIFVGDHSPVSLGDYAAGSNHVLPTGGCACHTGGLSVQTFLRGVHIVEYDRDALADVAHHVITLAEAEDLPAHGEAVAARTGHRSDRD; this is encoded by the coding sequence GTGATCAGTCGAATCGACCTCCGAGGCTCCTCAGGCGACCCGCGCGACGCCCTTCCGCGCGCCGAAATCGATGTGGCGGACGCCACCGAACGCGTCCGACCCATCTGCGATGACGTGCGCCATCGCGGAACCGAGGCCCTGGTCGAACTCACCGAGCGCTTCGACGGCGTGCGGCTCACCGACATCCGCGTTCCGAAGAACGCCATCGACTCCGCGCTCGCCGAACTCGACCCCGCCGTGCGCGCCGCGCTGGAGGAGTCCATCCGCCGAGCCCGCAAGGTCCACCACGAGCAGCGCCGCCAGACCCACACCACCCAGGTCGTGTCCGGCGGAACGGTCACCGAGAAGTGGATCCCGGTCAACCGCGTCGGCCTCTACGTGCCGGGCGGCCGCGCCGTCTACCCCTCCAGCGTGATCATGAACGTCGTCCCCGCCCAGGAGGCGGGTGTGTCCTCCCTCGCGGTCACCTCACCGCCCCAGAAGGACTTCGGCGGCCTGCCCCACCCGACCATCCTCGCCGCCTGCGCCCTGCTCGGCGTCGACGAGGTGTACGCGGTCGGCGGAGCCCAGGCCGTGGCGATGTTCGCCTACGGCACGGCCGACTGCGAGCGCGCGGACATGGTCACCGGCCCCGGCAACATCTGGGTGGCCGCCGCCAAACGCCTGCTCAAGGGCGTCATCGGCATCGACGCCGAGGCCGGACCCACCGAGATCGCGGTCCTGGCCGACGCCACCGCCAACCCCGACTACGTCGCCGCCGACCTCATCAGCCAGGCCGAGCACGACGTCGTCGCCGCCTCCGTCCTGGTCACCCCGGACGAGGCGCTGGCGGAGGCGGTCACCGAACGCCTCGCCGCGCGCGTGGCCGCCACCAAGCACAGCGAACGCGTCCGCGAGGCACTGTCCGGCCCGCAGTCCGGCATCGTCCTGGTCGACGACCTCGAACAGGGCCTGGCCGTCGTCGACGCCTACGCGGCCGAACACCTGGAGATCATGACGGCGGACGCCCCGGCCTGGGCCGCGCGCGTGCGCAACGCCGGAGCGATCTTCGTCGGCGACCACTCCCCGGTCTCCCTCGGCGACTACGCCGCCGGGTCCAACCACGTGCTGCCCACCGGCGGCTGCGCCTGCCACACCGGTGGCCTGAGCGTGCAGACCTTCCTGCGCGGGGTGCACATCGTCGAGTACGACCGTGACGCGCTGGCCGACGTCGCCCATCACGTCATCACCCTGGCCGAGGCCGAGGACCTGCCCGCGCACGGCGAGGCCGTCGCCGCCCGCACGGGCCATCGCTCCGACCGGGACTAG
- a CDS encoding histidinol-phosphate transaminase translates to MSFTLNDLPLRDDLRGRSPYGAPQLDVPVVLNTNENPHAPSPRLAKALAEAVADTALGLNRYPDRDAVHLREGLAAYLGHGLTAANVWAANGSNEILQQLLQAFGGPGRTAMGFEPSYSMHPIISRGTGTGWVAVPREADFRIDVDAALAAIAEHRPSVIFLTSPNNPTGTALEIADIERIARAAPGVVVVDEAYAEFRRAGKPSALSLLPDHPRLIVSRTMSKAFALAGARVGYLAAHPAVVDALQLVRLPYHLSAVTQAVAVTALDHADELLGAVDDLRTERDTLVGWLRAQGFSVADSDANFVLFGEFEDRTRVWQDLLDQQVLIRETGPPGWLRVTVGTAEEMAAFRTALLKATGR, encoded by the coding sequence GTGAGCTTCACCCTGAACGACCTGCCGCTCCGCGACGACCTGCGCGGACGCTCGCCCTACGGCGCTCCGCAGCTGGACGTGCCGGTGGTCCTCAACACCAACGAGAACCCGCACGCTCCCTCCCCGCGCCTGGCCAAGGCGCTGGCCGAGGCGGTCGCCGACACCGCCCTGGGCCTGAACCGCTACCCCGACCGGGACGCGGTGCACCTGCGCGAGGGGCTGGCCGCCTACCTCGGCCACGGCCTGACCGCCGCCAACGTCTGGGCGGCCAACGGCTCCAACGAGATCCTCCAGCAGCTGCTCCAGGCCTTCGGTGGCCCGGGCCGCACCGCGATGGGCTTCGAGCCGTCCTACTCCATGCACCCGATCATCTCCCGGGGCACCGGGACGGGCTGGGTGGCCGTGCCGCGCGAGGCCGACTTCCGCATCGACGTGGACGCCGCCCTGGCCGCCATCGCCGAGCACCGGCCCAGCGTCATCTTCCTGACCTCGCCCAACAACCCCACCGGTACCGCCCTGGAGATCGCCGACATCGAGCGCATCGCCCGGGCCGCCCCCGGCGTGGTGGTCGTGGACGAGGCCTACGCCGAGTTCCGCCGCGCGGGCAAACCCAGCGCTCTGTCACTGCTCCCGGACCACCCGCGGCTGATCGTTTCGCGCACCATGTCCAAGGCCTTCGCCCTGGCCGGGGCCCGCGTGGGCTACCTCGCCGCGCACCCGGCCGTGGTCGACGCCCTCCAGCTGGTCCGTCTGCCCTACCACCTGTCCGCCGTCACCCAGGCGGTCGCCGTCACCGCCCTGGACCACGCCGACGAACTCCTCGGGGCCGTCGACGACCTGCGCACCGAACGCGACACCCTCGTCGGGTGGCTGCGCGCCCAGGGCTTCTCCGTCGCCGACTCCGACGCCAACTTCGTCCTGTTCGGTGAGTTCGAGGACCGCACCCGCGTCTGGCAGGACCTGCTCGACCAGCAGGTCCTCATCCGCGAGACCGGCCCGCCCGGCTGGCTGCGCGTCACCGTCGGCACCGCCGAGGAGATGGCCGCCTTCCGTACAGCCCTGCTGAAGGCGACCGGCCGCTGA
- the hisB gene encoding imidazoleglycerol-phosphate dehydratase HisB encodes MSRTGRIERATKETKVLVEVDLDGTGVADVSTGVGFFDHMLDQLAKHGLFDLTVRTEGDLHIDSHHTMEDTALALGAAFREALGDRAGIRRFADAKVPLDEALAEVTVDVSGRPYLVHSEPEGMAPIIGRDYDTTMTRHIFESFVAQARVALHIHVPYGRNAHHIVEAQFKAFARALRFATESDPRVTWVPSTKGVL; translated from the coding sequence ATGAGCCGCACCGGGCGCATCGAACGCGCAACCAAGGAAACCAAGGTCCTGGTCGAGGTCGACCTGGACGGCACCGGCGTCGCCGACGTCTCCACCGGTGTCGGCTTCTTCGACCACATGCTCGACCAGCTCGCCAAGCACGGCCTGTTCGACCTCACCGTGCGCACCGAGGGCGACCTGCACATCGACTCGCACCACACCATGGAGGACACCGCCCTGGCCCTGGGCGCCGCCTTCCGTGAGGCGCTCGGCGACCGGGCGGGTATCCGCCGCTTCGCCGACGCCAAGGTGCCCCTGGACGAGGCTCTGGCCGAGGTGACCGTCGATGTCTCCGGCCGCCCCTACCTGGTGCACAGCGAGCCCGAGGGCATGGCCCCGATCATCGGCCGCGACTACGACACCACCATGACCCGGCACATCTTCGAGTCCTTCGTGGCCCAGGCGCGCGTGGCCCTGCACATCCACGTGCCCTACGGCCGCAACGCCCACCACATCGTGGAGGCCCAGTTCAAGGCGTTCGCCCGCGCCCTGCGCTTCGCCACCGAGAGCGACCCGCGCGTCACCTGGGTGCCCTCCACCAAGGGCGTCCTGTAG
- the hisH gene encoding imidazole glycerol phosphate synthase subunit HisH — MSRVVVFDYGSGNLRSAQRAMERTGADVTVTSDPRAALDADGLVVPGVGAFSACMASLRAAGGDRIIGRRIAGGRPVLGICVGMQVLFDHGVEQADVRAEDRVTEGCGEWPGAVEHLRAPVVPHMGWNTVTPPEGSRLFEGIGPQDRFYFVHSYAVRRWEFVSHSDRVRPPQVTWAEHGEPFVAAVENGPLSATQFHPEKSGDTGARVLANWVDTL; from the coding sequence ATGTCACGTGTGGTCGTCTTTGACTACGGGTCGGGCAACCTACGCTCGGCCCAGCGCGCCATGGAGCGCACCGGTGCCGACGTCACCGTCACCTCGGACCCGCGCGCCGCGCTCGACGCCGACGGGCTCGTGGTCCCCGGCGTGGGCGCCTTCAGCGCCTGCATGGCCAGCCTCAGGGCCGCGGGCGGCGACCGGATCATCGGCCGCCGCATCGCCGGTGGCCGTCCGGTCCTGGGGATCTGCGTGGGGATGCAGGTCCTCTTCGACCACGGTGTCGAGCAGGCCGACGTCCGGGCCGAGGACCGGGTCACCGAAGGCTGCGGCGAGTGGCCGGGCGCCGTCGAACACCTCCGGGCGCCCGTGGTTCCCCACATGGGCTGGAACACCGTCACCCCGCCCGAGGGCTCGCGCCTGTTCGAGGGCATCGGCCCGCAGGACCGCTTCTACTTCGTGCACTCCTACGCGGTCCGCCGCTGGGAGTTCGTCAGCCACAGCGACCGCGTCCGCCCGCCCCAGGTGACCTGGGCCGAGCACGGGGAGCCGTTCGTGGCCGCGGTGGAGAACGGTCCGCTCAGCGCCACCCAGTTCCACCCGGAGAAGTCCGGGGACACCGGGGCCCGCGTCCTTGCCAACTGGGTCGACACCCTCTAG
- the priA gene encoding bifunctional 1-(5-phosphoribosyl)-5-((5-phosphoribosylamino)methylideneamino)imidazole-4-carboxamide isomerase/phosphoribosylanthranilate isomerase PriA, with protein MTGEHTPSPPALELLPAVDVAGGQAVQLVQGKAGSGGQYGDPFEAATAWQNAGAEWIHLVDLDAAFGRGHNRDLLSGIVGRLDVKVEMSGGIRDDESLAAALATGCTRVNIGTAALENPEWCAKIIAEHGDRIAIGLDVRGTTLAARGWTRDGGDLFQTLERLEAEGCARYVVTDVNKDGTLKGPNLDLLRTVCERTDKPVVASGGVSSLADLEAIATLVPLGVEGAIMGTALYEGAFTLEDALATVRGADR; from the coding sequence ATGACCGGCGAGCACACCCCGTCGCCCCCCGCACTCGAACTGCTTCCCGCCGTGGACGTGGCGGGCGGGCAGGCCGTCCAGCTCGTCCAGGGCAAGGCGGGCTCCGGCGGGCAGTACGGCGACCCCTTCGAAGCCGCCACCGCCTGGCAGAACGCCGGGGCCGAGTGGATCCACCTGGTGGACCTGGACGCCGCCTTCGGCCGCGGCCACAACCGTGACCTGCTGAGCGGCATCGTCGGCCGCCTCGACGTCAAGGTCGAGATGTCCGGCGGCATCCGCGACGACGAGTCGCTGGCCGCCGCCCTGGCCACCGGCTGCACCCGAGTCAACATCGGCACCGCCGCCCTGGAGAATCCGGAGTGGTGCGCCAAGATCATCGCCGAGCACGGCGACAGGATCGCCATCGGCCTGGACGTGCGCGGCACCACCCTGGCCGCCCGCGGCTGGACCCGGGACGGCGGCGACCTGTTCCAGACACTGGAGCGCCTGGAGGCCGAGGGCTGCGCCCGCTACGTCGTCACCGACGTCAACAAGGACGGCACCCTCAAGGGCCCCAACCTGGACCTGCTGCGCACCGTGTGCGAGCGCACCGACAAGCCGGTGGTCGCCAGCGGCGGCGTGTCCAGCCTCGCCGACCTGGAGGCCATCGCCACCCTGGTCCCGCTGGGTGTGGAGGGCGCCATCATGGGCACCGCCCTGTACGAAGGCGCCTTCACCCTGGAAGATGCCCTGGCCACGGTGCGGGGTGCGGACCGGTGA